TTCCACTCGTAGTAGCCCTCGAACGTCATAAACGCTTCCGATTCCGCCACCAGCGCATCTCTCATTTCAGTGCTAATCGCAGGCTCAACTTCCACCGCCGACTTTCGCTTGGTAACGGTGTTCTTGAGCGGTTTACGCGCCGATTTTTTGACCGGCTGCAAGTTCGAAAGCGCATCCGCGATGCGATCCATTGCTTTTTCCAGATTTTCCAGGGAATTGGAATAAGACAGTCGAATAAAATTGTCAGCGCCAAAAGCGTCACCGGGCACAACGGCCACATGAGCATGTTTCAGGAGGTAATAAGCCATTCCATGGGAATTTCTGATTTGATTGCCCTCGAAAGCCATGTCGTAATACGCGGAAAAATTCGGGAACAAATAAAAAGCTCCCTGAGATTTGTAACAAGTCACATTTGGCAATTGCTCAAGCCGATAATGCACGAAATTTCGGCGCCGCTGAAATTCGGAGACCATTTTGTTCAGTTCGTTCTGCGGTCCGCCAAAGGCTTCCACACTTGCTTTTTGCGAAATACTGCACGCATTTGAGGTGCTGTGACTCTGAATTTTTCCCATGGCAGCAATGAGGTCTTTGGGCCCAGCAGCGTAGCCAATTCTCCAGCCGGTCATGGCGTAGGCTTTGGAAACGCCGTTAATGATCACTGTTTGCTGCCGCGCCTGTTCGCTGAGCGTTGGGACGCTGAAGAATCGCACGCCGTCGTAAATCAATTTCTCATAAATTTCGTCGGCGATGATCAGCAAACCTTCGTCCAACGCAATATCGACTATTGGTTCTAATTCTTCGCGAGAGTAAACAGCGCCCGTGGGATTGGACGGATTATTCAGCAATAATGCCTTAGTTCGCGAATTAATTGCACGGTTTAAATCCTTGGGCGTCAGTTTAAACCCATTTTCTTCTCTCGTCTGAATGATCACCGGCACGGCTTTTGCCAATTTCACCATCTGCGGGTAAGAAACCCAGTAAGGAGCCGGAATAATTACTTCGTCGCCTTCATTCAGCACCGCCATGCACAAATTGTACAAACTATTTTTCGCGCCGCTGGAGACAATTATTTCATCCGGCTCATATTTGAGACCGTGGTCGAAATAAATGCGCTCGGCAATTTTTTCTTTCAACTCTTTAATCCCGGCATTGGGCGTGTACTTGGTGAAATTTTCCTGAATCGCCTTAATTCCGGCTTCCTTGATATTTTCCGGAGTTGCGAAATCAGGCTCGCCCACGCTGATATCGATGATATCAATCCCCTCCGCGCGCAATGCCTGAGCTTTGGCATTGATCCGCAATGTCGGAGAAAATCCTATTTGCTGTATTCGGTCTGAAAGCATAGTTCTATCTTCGGCATTTTTGTTATTGGTTTCAATTTATTAGTGACGACAAAATTTGAATTATTGCTTCTTGTCTTCGCCTTCTTTTGCCTGTCCCGGTAATTTTTCTAACAATTTTTTCAAATCAACGCCGCTCAGCGATTCCACGATCGTCGGCAATTGCGCCAGCACCTGCGCCACCTGATTCGTCAATTTTGACACGCCGGAAGATCCATCGCCGCCAACCATGATAATTTTTTCCACTTTTGCCAACGGTTCCGAAACCGCGCGCGCCAATTCAGGAAGAGAGTCGATGACCATTTTGTAAATCATGGCCTCGTTGTAATCTTTCCAGGCTTCGGCTTTTTTGCTCATGGCGTCTGCTTCGGCCTCGCCCTGTTTGCGGATAAGATCGGCTTCCGCCGTACCTTCTAATTTTCTCGCTTCAGCTCTGGCTTTGGCTTCTTCCTGCAGACGAAAACGCGCAGCTTCAGCTTCGGCTTGCGCCTGATATTTTTGCGCGTCAGCAGTTTTTTTCACAGAAGCTTCCAGTTCTTTTTCTTTGCGGGAAATTTCCATCTCTTCAAATTTAATGGCTTGCTCTTTTTCAATCAGTTTGACATGCAGTTCTTCCTTTTTGATCTTTTGCGCCATTTTGTATTTTTCCAATTCGTAAGATAAATCGGAAAGCGCGCGTTTCTGATTGATGTCGGCCTGGTACTCGGCACGCAGCGCTTCAAAATCGCGATTCGCTTTGGCAATTTCCGTCTCTGCTTTCAGGCGGGCGATGTCACCGTCTTTCCGCGCCTCCGCCGCTTTAATTGCCGCTTCTTTGTCGGTTTCCGCCTGCGCCACAGCCGCATCCTTTTTCACCTGAGCGATTCTCGGTTGTCCCAAGGCTGCCAGGTAGCCTTGATTATCGCTGATGTCTTTTAAAGCAAAAGAAATAACCTCCAGGCCCATTCGATCAAAATCTCTTTTGGATAATTCAATTACTTTTTGGGCAAATTTGTCGCGATTCTGGTAAATTTCTTCCACTGTCATCGAACCAATTGTCGCCCGAACGTAGCCCTCTAATACAGTAAGGGCAACTACTTTTATTCCGTCAGCTCCACTGTGCAGAAATTGTTCAGCAGCGCGGCGAATCATGGACTCTCCGCTGTTAATTTTCACCTGCGCCGTGGCATGAGCGACGATGTGCACGCCCTTTGAAGTGATCACTTCCGGGGTTTTAATGTCCAACGTGTAAATTTCCAGCGGTAACATCTGCACTTGTTCAATAAACGGCTTGACAAAAGCGCCGCCGCCGATACTCATGCGATAGCCGATTTTTCGAACAGTGCCATCCGGCTCCTTGATTTTCCGCATTCTGCCGCCGGAAATAATCAGCACCTCATTCGGCCCGCCTTTGCGGTATTGTTTTGCCAACGCAAAAATGACAAGGGCAAGCAATACAACAACAACACCAATAATGATGACAAGATTGATTGTTGCTACAT
The genomic region above belongs to Calditrichota bacterium and contains:
- a CDS encoding pyridoxal phosphate-dependent aminotransferase, with product MLSDRIQQIGFSPTLRINAKAQALRAEGIDIIDISVGEPDFATPENIKEAGIKAIQENFTKYTPNAGIKELKEKIAERIYFDHGLKYEPDEIIVSSGAKNSLYNLCMAVLNEGDEVIIPAPYWVSYPQMVKLAKAVPVIIQTREENGFKLTPKDLNRAINSRTKALLLNNPSNPTGAVYSREELEPIVDIALDEGLLIIADEIYEKLIYDGVRFFSVPTLSEQARQQTVIINGVSKAYAMTGWRIGYAAGPKDLIAAMGKIQSHSTSNACSISQKASVEAFGGPQNELNKMVSEFQRRRNFVHYRLEQLPNVTCYKSQGAFYLFPNFSAYYDMAFEGNQIRNSHGMAYYLLKHAHVAVVPGDAFGADNFIRLSYSNSLENLEKAMDRIADALSNLQPVKKSARKPLKNTVTKRKSAVEVEPAISTEMRDALVAESEAFMTFEGYYEWNVNISGIILQLRTNSPHLYDFWLENFYPAQLETELEPHAIIYAVNWIQGREPRVFYNPDTRTALYFKSAFYPQLRSLALGVVIDITEKLYDLHAIRAQSVDVNGDGLLMIGPPGTGKMTQFAELLKKPDVKLHATDLVFMRYYGNEAFADVVERKFIMNTNFVEKFPAMVSLFDKSKCENVVTSKEDCDNEKCKALDDCRLDRGAPYCFSASKKSVAMLDPYWLKGAEKHVKRTSVKWVCLFRNDPIAPAIQKLSPDDAIKFLEEGRSQTGVGAVQNIPFFNPHILIRSMDRIELQRRYFKKLFDVAPCYVINSGVQSADEMKKRIEAIIHGDEEEALK
- a CDS encoding flotillin produces the protein MDVATINLVIIIGVVVVLLALVIFALAKQYRKGGPNEVLIISGGRMRKIKEPDGTVRKIGYRMSIGGGAFVKPFIEQVQMLPLEIYTLDIKTPEVITSKGVHIVAHATAQVKINSGESMIRRAAEQFLHSGADGIKVVALTVLEGYVRATIGSMTVEEIYQNRDKFAQKVIELSKRDFDRMGLEVISFALKDISDNQGYLAALGQPRIAQVKKDAAVAQAETDKEAAIKAAEARKDGDIARLKAETEIAKANRDFEALRAEYQADINQKRALSDLSYELEKYKMAQKIKKEELHVKLIEKEQAIKFEEMEISRKEKELEASVKKTADAQKYQAQAEAEAARFRLQEEAKARAEARKLEGTAEADLIRKQGEAEADAMSKKAEAWKDYNEAMIYKMVIDSLPELARAVSEPLAKVEKIIMVGGDGSSGVSKLTNQVAQVLAQLPTIVESLSGVDLKKLLEKLPGQAKEGEDKKQ